In a genomic window of Dehalococcoidia bacterium:
- the atpE gene encoding ATP synthase F0 subunit C, with protein MASEYQPIGAALSMGLGAIGSALGIGMLANGALQSLGRNPEARGPIQQSMILAIAFTEAIAIYSLVVAILILFVL; from the coding sequence ATGGCAAGTGAATATCAACCAATTGGAGCAGCATTATCCATGGGACTGGGAGCGATAGGTTCAGCATTAGGTATAGGAATGCTAGCTAATGGAGCTTTACAATCTCTAGGAAGAAATCCTGAGGCAAGAGGTCCAATTCAACAGAGTATGATTTTAGCTATTGCTTTTACAGAAGCTATAGCAATTTATTCTCTTGTTGTAGCCATATTAATATTATTTGTACTGTAA
- a CDS encoding ATP-binding cassette domain-containing protein produces the protein MNKIDFKLKINLPNFTLRSESNFSQGLNYIWGRSGQGKSTLLNSISGFIKNCEGFINVNDEIIFSSENKKSLPPEKRKISYVQQNDLLFSNLTVYENLKFGYQFLNEKDKKITPNECASYFNVEELLNLYPNELSGGQKQRVSLARAFSRNAGVVLLDEPINSLDAFSRKDILGKIEKITNELNLCLLFVTHYIEDIFEISNDILLVENGTANKKINKKDIFNHWEEEDVLNQIVDNAEFEGKFFNSNSVMISKKKFDHTNHGFYFSGIIDQIINNKNNSLLNIDCKKNYFISIDNKILNSLDLSKGSQVECFVYKNLII, from the coding sequence ATGAATAAAATAGATTTTAAACTAAAAATAAATTTACCTAATTTTACGCTTAGATCTGAATCTAATTTTTCTCAAGGCTTAAACTATATTTGGGGAAGATCCGGTCAGGGAAAATCTACTCTATTAAATTCAATATCAGGATTTATAAAAAACTGTGAGGGATTTATAAATGTTAATGATGAAATAATTTTTTCTTCTGAAAATAAAAAGTCTCTTCCTCCAGAAAAGCGGAAAATTTCATATGTTCAACAAAATGATCTACTTTTTAGTAACTTAACTGTTTATGAAAATCTTAAGTTTGGGTATCAATTTCTTAATGAGAAAGATAAAAAAATAACCCCAAATGAGTGTGCTAGTTATTTTAACGTAGAAGAATTATTAAATTTATACCCTAATGAATTATCAGGAGGACAAAAGCAGAGAGTATCATTAGCAAGAGCTTTTTCTCGAAATGCCGGAGTTGTTTTGCTAGATGAACCAATTAATTCTCTTGATGCTTTTTCAAGAAAAGATATCTTAGGAAAAATAGAAAAGATAACCAATGAACTAAATTTATGTTTATTATTTGTAACACATTACATAGAAGATATTTTCGAAATATCTAACGATATTTTGCTAGTGGAAAATGGAACTGCTAATAAAAAAATTAATAAAAAAGATATTTTTAATCATTGGGAAGAAGAAGATGTACTAAATCAAATAGTTGATAACGCAGAATTTGAAGGGAAATTTTTTAATTCAAACTCTGTTATGATTTCAAAAAAGAAATTTGATCATACCAATCACGGATTTTATTTTTCTGGAATAATTGATCAAATTATAAATAATAAAAATAATTCACTACTAAATATAGATTGTAAAAAAAATTACTTTATTTCAATTGATAACAAAATACTTAATAGTTTAGACTTATCTAAAGGTTCTCAAGTAGAATGCTTTGTTTATAAAAACTTAATCATATGA
- a CDS encoding AtpZ/AtpI family protein — protein sequence MSKKIKPHETSTKLIFSTIFLVGKYLGLGWIIITPTIIFTFGGNFLDNMLNLGYLMTLMGLMIGLIIGIIGTVRILKS from the coding sequence ATGAGTAAAAAAATAAAACCTCATGAAACTTCAACAAAATTAATTTTTTCCACAATTTTTCTTGTCGGTAAATATTTAGGATTAGGCTGGATAATTATTACTCCTACTATAATCTTCACTTTTGGAGGTAATTTTTTGGATAATATGTTAAATCTTGGCTATTTAATGACCTTAATGGGTTTGATGATTGGGTTAATTATAGGTATTATTGGAACGGTTAGAATTTTAAAAAGTTAA
- the atpF gene encoding F0F1 ATP synthase subunit B, protein MDALGINLSGLITQLLSFTVLFLILRKLLFGPISSVLQSRATKIQESLEAAERVKNEADESAEKLEKEINLARQEGQKLISDAREAAEKFKEQEMNKAQKESQEIIDKANKAIEKEKDLAIQSVRKEFSSLVISAASKVVDKSIDEKDHKKIIDSALEEEIKKN, encoded by the coding sequence ATGGATGCATTAGGTATAAACTTATCAGGGTTGATAACCCAACTACTTAGTTTTACTGTTTTATTTTTAATACTAAGAAAGTTGCTCTTTGGCCCTATAAGTTCTGTTTTACAAAGTAGAGCTACAAAAATTCAAGAAAGTCTTGAAGCCGCAGAAAGAGTTAAAAATGAAGCTGATGAATCTGCCGAGAAATTAGAAAAAGAAATCAATTTAGCTAGGCAAGAAGGTCAAAAGCTAATAAGTGACGCTAGGGAAGCGGCTGAAAAGTTTAAAGAGCAAGAAATGAATAAAGCTCAAAAAGAATCACAAGAAATTATTGATAAAGCGAATAAAGCTATTGAAAAAGAGAAAGATCTTGCAATTCAGTCTGTTAGAAAAGAATTTTCTTCTCTAGTTATTTCTGCAGCATCAAAGGTAGTAGATAAATCAATTGATGAAAAAGATCATAAAAAAATAATAGATAGCGCTTTAGAGGAAGAAATAAAAAAGAATTAA
- a CDS encoding L-histidine N(alpha)-methyltransferase has product MANQTQSEQYAFNAFANLPFYSSINSEFIELANIYDKKSIVDLGCGTGNITKLILEKIISAKDSVIYAVDSSKSALKTAASELENSPIVRFIHSEVQNLTDAVRDKADAMIYCNSIHYVPNKLKLLEDIGGKLNSRGVLAFNTSFYDGSHPEESHEFYRKWMFRSLRLLSKDHKMRPKKSEKVSSRQQLRPEDYVSLLEKTGYKIEHIKAKSYQVPIDGFHYISEFRDWIEGVLPGVPLDIGKKTLQKALKEVFSEMSLTTVPRNWLSVRAIKA; this is encoded by the coding sequence ATGGCAAATCAAACTCAAAGTGAACAATATGCATTTAATGCGTTTGCAAATTTACCCTTCTATAGTTCAATTAACTCTGAATTCATTGAGCTGGCCAATATTTATGATAAAAAATCAATAGTTGATTTAGGTTGTGGGACAGGCAATATTACAAAACTTATTTTAGAAAAAATAATATCAGCTAAAGACTCTGTAATTTATGCAGTAGATAGCTCAAAAAGTGCGCTCAAAACTGCTGCATCTGAATTAGAAAATAGTCCTATTGTAAGATTTATTCATTCTGAAGTTCAAAATCTTACAGATGCTGTTAGGGATAAAGCTGATGCAATGATCTATTGTAATTCCATTCATTACGTACCAAATAAATTAAAATTACTTGAAGACATTGGTGGAAAACTAAATAGTAGAGGTGTACTTGCATTTAATACTTCTTTTTATGATGGTTCGCACCCTGAGGAGTCTCATGAATTTTATAGAAAATGGATGTTTAGGTCACTTAGACTCTTAAGTAAAGATCACAAAATGAGACCTAAGAAATCTGAAAAGGTATCTTCAAGGCAACAATTAAGACCTGAAGATTATGTTTCTCTACTAGAAAAAACAGGCTATAAAATCGAACACATAAAAGCTAAATCATATCAAGTTCCAATAGATGGTTTTCATTACATAAGTGAGTTTAGAGATTGGATTGAAGGAGTTCTACCTGGGGTACCTTTAGATATAGGTAAGAAAACTTTGCAAAAAGCCCTCAAAGAAGTATTTAGTGAGATGTCTCTCACAACAGTACCAAGAAACTGGTTGTCTGTCAGGGCTATAAAAGCATAA
- a CDS encoding bifunctional nuclease family protein: MDEMIIDSLKINTMGQRVLILKQKKGSLFLAIWIAAAEADAIAIRMQKVEIPRPLTHDLLCNAIEKSGGKIKSVQIEKVDNGTFYGSISIIQQNSQNNELILDSRPSDAMVIALKLNIPILCDKSVLEKAGFKKSKLDIDNPIESDAISEGNVEKDNYSPLGEKERKSLSVFESFIDTLDIDE, from the coding sequence ATGGATGAAATGATAATAGACAGCTTAAAAATAAATACAATGGGGCAGAGAGTATTAATATTAAAGCAAAAAAAAGGCTCCTTATTTTTAGCTATTTGGATAGCTGCAGCTGAGGCAGATGCTATAGCAATAAGAATGCAGAAGGTAGAAATACCTAGACCCTTAACTCATGATTTGCTTTGCAATGCGATTGAAAAATCAGGTGGAAAAATAAAATCAGTTCAAATAGAAAAAGTTGATAATGGCACCTTCTATGGTTCAATATCAATTATTCAACAAAATTCTCAAAATAATGAATTGATTTTAGATTCTAGACCATCTGATGCTATGGTTATTGCTCTTAAATTAAATATCCCAATTCTCTGTGATAAATCTGTTTTGGAAAAAGCTGGGTTTAAAAAATCTAAACTTGATATTGATAATCCTATTGAATCGGATGCAATCTCTGAAGGTAATGTTGAAAAAGATAACTATTCACCATTAGGTGAAAAAGAAAGAAAGAGTCTTTCAGTATTTGAATCTTTTATTGATACCCTGGACATAGATGAGTAA
- the atpA gene encoding F0F1 ATP synthase subunit alpha, which translates to MSPNSQDIASIIKKQIEEFGGDFSMVDIGTVVEAGDGVVRIHGLSGVKVNELLQFPNDIIGLALNLEEDSVGAVILGDYLGIKEGDEVRSTGRIVEVPVGENLLGRVVDPLGRPLDGKGDIDTSDSLPVEKIAAGVVERKSIDQPVQFGLKIVDAMVPVGRGQRELVIGDRTTGKTSLCVDALINQKDSDIIGIYVAIGQKASKVSQVVTRFEEQGALENTIIVTANASDSAALQYLAPYAGVTMAEYFMSQGKDVLIVYDDLSKHAWAYRQMSLLLRRPPGREAYPGDVFYLHSRLLERAAKLDEKYGGGSITALPIIETQAGDVSGYIPTNVISITDGQLYLEPDLFNSGVRPAVNAGLSVTRVGSSAQRKAMKEVSGSLKGEMAQYDSLKTFAQFGTDDLDAITKQQLARGERLTELLKQNENQPLSFENQVSIFYAANQGALDDVEIDQIPDFENQWYDFVSANLPEVMKSISEEGELSDSSKKSLDDALKTFKGTFGK; encoded by the coding sequence ATGTCACCAAATAGTCAAGATATAGCATCAATAATTAAAAAACAAATTGAGGAATTTGGAGGGGACTTCTCAATGGTAGATATTGGAACCGTTGTAGAAGCAGGAGATGGTGTTGTCAGGATTCATGGATTATCAGGGGTTAAAGTCAATGAATTACTTCAATTTCCAAATGATATTATTGGCCTAGCCCTAAATCTAGAGGAAGATAGTGTAGGAGCAGTTATACTTGGTGATTATCTTGGAATTAAGGAAGGTGATGAAGTGCGTTCAACTGGAAGAATAGTTGAAGTGCCGGTCGGAGAAAATTTACTAGGTAGGGTAGTTGATCCATTAGGAAGACCTCTAGATGGGAAAGGTGATATAGATACATCAGATTCACTGCCTGTTGAAAAAATAGCAGCAGGTGTTGTTGAAAGGAAGTCAATTGATCAACCTGTTCAATTTGGTCTAAAAATTGTTGATGCCATGGTACCAGTTGGAAGAGGTCAAAGAGAACTTGTTATCGGAGATAGAACTACTGGAAAAACCTCTTTATGTGTTGATGCATTAATCAATCAGAAAGATTCAGATATTATTGGAATTTATGTTGCTATAGGTCAAAAAGCTTCAAAGGTTTCTCAAGTTGTTACAAGATTTGAAGAACAAGGAGCTTTGGAAAATACAATTATTGTTACCGCTAACGCATCAGACTCTGCAGCATTACAATATCTTGCTCCATATGCTGGAGTGACTATGGCTGAGTACTTTATGTCTCAAGGAAAAGATGTCTTGATAGTTTATGATGACTTGAGTAAACATGCATGGGCATATAGGCAAATGTCACTTCTGCTTAGAAGGCCTCCAGGTAGAGAAGCATATCCAGGAGATGTTTTTTATCTTCACTCAAGATTACTTGAAAGAGCAGCTAAATTAGATGAAAAATATGGAGGTGGATCTATAACTGCATTGCCTATTATTGAAACTCAAGCAGGTGATGTTTCAGGTTACATCCCTACAAATGTTATATCTATTACTGATGGGCAACTATATTTAGAACCAGACTTGTTTAACTCAGGTGTAAGGCCTGCAGTTAACGCTGGATTATCAGTAACTAGAGTTGGATCATCTGCACAGAGAAAAGCAATGAAAGAAGTTTCAGGCTCATTAAAAGGTGAGATGGCGCAGTATGATTCCTTAAAAACTTTTGCTCAGTTTGGTACTGATGATTTGGATGCTATTACAAAACAACAACTGGCTCGTGGAGAAAGATTAACAGAACTTCTTAAACAAAATGAAAATCAACCACTATCATTTGAAAATCAGGTATCAATTTTCTATGCTGCTAACCAAGGAGCACTTGATGATGTTGAAATAGACCAAATTCCGGATTTTGAAAATCAATGGTATGATTTTGTATCTGCAAATTTACCAGAGGTTATGAAAAGTATATCTGAAGAAGGTGAACTTTCTGATTCATCCAAAAAGAGCTTAGATGATGCACTAAAGACATTCAAAGGAACATTTGGGAAGTAG
- the modA gene encoding molybdate ABC transporter substrate-binding protein, with the protein MKINQLIKIPLVILLTLFFIISCDEDSKIIMAAASLEEILNDHKDEFINSEQIYLNYGGSLSLARRIETNQNKIGAVIFSSNESFQVIKDMNIIKEDSISTLAYNSLVIVSSEKKFNSLEDVKSSRNKLLIADPKVAPAGIYSKQAVEKLFEYDYIKENILTSGDVSSVSNLIRTNKNMFGIVYKTEAVKNNLNIVFNIPNNFHDKIEYKVGILKSNKSKYVEEFILTLQSKKNQNNLRELGFIVK; encoded by the coding sequence ATGAAAATAAATCAACTGATAAAAATTCCATTAGTAATATTACTGACTTTATTTTTTATAATTTCATGTGATGAAGATAGTAAAATAATAATGGCTGCTGCATCTTTAGAAGAAATATTAAACGATCACAAAGATGAATTTATTAATAGTGAGCAAATTTATTTAAATTATGGAGGGTCATTGAGTCTAGCAAGAAGAATTGAAACTAACCAAAATAAAATAGGGGCAGTTATCTTTTCATCTAATGAATCATTTCAAGTCATAAAAGATATGAATATTATTAAAGAAGATTCAATTTCTACATTAGCATATAATTCACTAGTTATTGTTTCTTCTGAAAAAAAATTTAATTCCCTAGAAGATGTAAAAAGTTCTAGAAATAAATTATTAATTGCTGATCCAAAAGTTGCTCCCGCTGGCATTTACTCAAAGCAAGCTGTAGAAAAATTATTTGAATATGATTATATAAAAGAAAATATATTGACTTCAGGTGATGTAAGTTCTGTTTCTAATCTTATTAGGACTAACAAAAATATGTTTGGAATTGTTTACAAGACTGAAGCGGTAAAGAATAATCTTAATATTGTATTTAATATACCAAATAATTTTCACGATAAAATAGAATATAAAGTAGGTATTCTTAAATCAAATAAAAGCAAATACGTTGAAGAGTTTATTTTGACTTTGCAATCCAAAAAAAATCAAAATAACTTGAGAGAATTAGGATTTATAGTTAAGTAA
- a CDS encoding F0F1 ATP synthase subunit A: MKPKFIIIFSSISVIFVLSVLGGALGASFGFGFLGGPMPFISIAAESVYSISSPFSYNLKNSTVMLWIAMIVLIIISWRATRNIKEIPSGLQNIFELLFQFFIDTADEAGGKKARRFLPVVITIFLGVLAFNWMGILPGVGSIGKVETIEEWVHHHSHSGHCYDVAKGSENKNIDKYLLAELCVLEEDASHGFVVFDDFSSINLMPLGRGESTRAPLHSIGDYEVQNIIDIKKKITAGTKPEDVQELTIIRENIKNGKVLKLYKNPDDGSISPNSYLGKKTGELIPFFRGASTDVNTTLAIAIFSMIAIQFWGFSSLGFSGYGGKFINFSHGPINAFVGILELFGEFAKTISFTFRLFGNMFAGEIVLISMGFLLPLIGMIPFMGLELFVGVIQAFIFSMLTLVFGVMAITSHSEHEEHE; the protein is encoded by the coding sequence TTGAAACCAAAATTTATAATTATATTTTCTTCAATTTCTGTAATATTTGTTTTATCTGTTTTAGGTGGTGCTCTTGGAGCCAGTTTTGGCTTTGGATTTCTAGGCGGTCCGATGCCTTTCATTTCAATAGCGGCAGAATCTGTTTATAGTATTTCTTCTCCATTTTCATATAATCTAAAAAATTCAACAGTGATGCTTTGGATAGCTATGATAGTTTTGATAATAATTTCTTGGAGAGCTACAAGAAATATCAAAGAAATTCCATCAGGTCTTCAAAATATATTTGAATTACTATTCCAATTTTTTATCGATACTGCAGATGAAGCTGGTGGTAAAAAAGCAAGAAGATTTCTACCGGTTGTAATAACTATTTTTCTCGGAGTTCTGGCTTTCAACTGGATGGGAATTCTACCGGGTGTGGGTTCAATCGGTAAGGTAGAAACAATTGAAGAATGGGTCCACCATCATTCACATTCTGGTCATTGTTATGATGTTGCAAAAGGATCGGAAAATAAAAATATTGATAAGTATTTATTGGCTGAACTATGCGTATTAGAGGAAGATGCATCCCATGGGTTTGTTGTTTTTGACGATTTTAGTTCAATAAACTTAATGCCTTTAGGTAGAGGAGAATCAACTAGAGCTCCTCTGCATTCAATTGGTGACTACGAAGTTCAAAATATAATTGATATTAAGAAGAAAATCACAGCAGGTACTAAACCTGAAGATGTACAAGAACTGACAATAATTAGAGAAAATATAAAGAATGGTAAAGTATTGAAACTTTACAAAAATCCTGACGATGGAAGTATTAGCCCTAATTCTTATCTAGGAAAGAAAACAGGAGAACTGATTCCATTTTTTAGAGGGGCATCTACTGATGTAAATACAACTCTTGCAATAGCGATTTTTTCTATGATTGCTATTCAATTTTGGGGATTTTCATCATTAGGGTTTTCTGGTTACGGAGGTAAATTTATCAATTTTTCTCACGGACCAATAAATGCCTTTGTTGGCATTTTAGAATTATTTGGAGAATTTGCTAAAACTATAAGTTTTACTTTTAGGCTTTTTGGAAATATGTTTGCAGGAGAAATAGTTTTAATATCCATGGGATTTTTACTTCCTCTCATAGGGATGATTCCTTTTATGGGATTAGAGCTTTTTGTCGGAGTAATCCAAGCATTTATATTTTCGATGTTAACATTAGTTTTTGGTGTGATGGCAATTACCTCACACTCAGAGCATGAGGAGCATGAATAG
- a CDS encoding ABC transporter permease subunit, whose product MDIIGIIFTTLKITILSTLISFLSSVILSLLVLKYRKIILIVDVITTLPLALPPVLTGYFIIYISNGYLTFNWLGGSLACAIISLPLVYRTIFVSISSINANIVNTSRILGASRIQTFFLVVLPTLKIGIFTSIFLGFIRSISEFGATMIVSGNISGETQTLSTGIYTAILNGDDNSLFILTLSSIFLALFSIIIFNIIRRNQKALNFYE is encoded by the coding sequence ATGGATATTATAGGAATAATTTTTACTACTCTCAAAATCACAATTTTATCTACACTAATCAGTTTTCTTTCATCTGTAATCCTATCTTTATTAGTGCTGAAGTATAGAAAAATTATTCTAATAGTTGATGTAATAACAACTTTACCACTTGCATTGCCCCCTGTACTAACTGGGTACTTCATAATATATATAAGTAACGGTTATCTTACTTTTAATTGGCTAGGGGGTAGCTTGGCTTGTGCAATAATTTCACTCCCACTTGTATATAGAACAATTTTTGTTTCTATTTCTTCTATTAATGCAAATATAGTAAATACCTCAAGAATTCTTGGTGCGAGTAGGATACAAACATTCTTTTTGGTAGTATTACCAACACTCAAAATTGGTATCTTTACTTCAATATTTTTAGGCTTTATAAGATCAATTTCAGAGTTTGGAGCAACTATGATCGTTTCTGGAAATATTTCAGGTGAAACACAAACACTTTCAACTGGTATTTACACTGCAATACTTAATGGTGATGATAATAGTCTATTTATTTTGACCTTATCTTCTATATTCTTGGCTCTATTTTCAATAATAATATTTAACATAATCAGAAGAAATCAAAAGGCTTTGAATTTTTATGAATAA
- the atpH gene encoding ATP synthase F1 subunit delta, whose protein sequence is MVSSVVKRYGKAILEIALESKKIDSWIKNFEDSEEIILDEDLFSFLSSPQVPISEKLNSIDTLMNDYETLFINFLKVLIIRSQVELFLPIKEEFFDQNKILEGKVLANITTSVKLDRTQKDLLTKKICDIFEVNEVEIIEHKDESIIGGFIIKVGDTIIDSSTKNKLNGLEKYLLRSTTLK, encoded by the coding sequence ATGGTAAGTTCAGTAGTCAAAAGATATGGAAAAGCAATATTAGAAATTGCATTAGAATCTAAAAAAATTGATAGTTGGATAAAAAATTTTGAAGATTCTGAAGAAATAATTCTAGACGAGGATTTATTTTCTTTCTTAAGCTCTCCTCAGGTTCCTATTTCAGAGAAATTAAATTCAATTGACACTCTGATGAATGATTATGAGACTTTATTTATTAATTTTTTGAAAGTTTTAATAATTAGGTCGCAAGTTGAGCTTTTCTTGCCTATAAAGGAAGAGTTCTTTGATCAGAATAAGATCCTTGAGGGCAAAGTTTTAGCAAATATAACAACTTCTGTGAAATTAGATAGGACTCAAAAAGACTTATTGACCAAGAAAATATGTGATATTTTTGAAGTAAATGAAGTCGAAATAATTGAGCATAAAGATGAGTCAATAATTGGAGGATTCATAATCAAGGTTGGAGATACAATAATTGATTCATCAACAAAAAATAAACTTAATGGATTAGAAAAATATTTATTAAGATCAACGACATTAAAGTAA
- the atpG gene encoding ATP synthase F1 subunit gamma yields the protein MPSTKELRARIRSVSNTSKVTGAMQLIAASKMRRAQQNVLKGKKYSETLHKLLMNLSSSLDQDQSNIPLLEKREVKNKLMILITPERGLAGALVGNITRKAFEIISSSDVKYSILSVGKKGYRFVNSRGQKILEQLEIPDRPEISDTYKISEIAIDGFIDGKWDQVDIVFSEFFTTTSQIPKSQTILPIKNDSDDEINENLDYIYEPSSYEVLFDLTPKYVRSQIYQSILEAFASEHSARMVAMQNATDNANELIGQLTLDLNKARQETITAELLDLIGGISALEGK from the coding sequence ATGCCAAGTACTAAAGAATTAAGAGCAAGAATCAGATCGGTTAGTAACACTTCAAAGGTTACTGGAGCTATGCAACTTATAGCAGCTTCAAAAATGAGAAGAGCTCAGCAGAATGTATTAAAAGGTAAGAAATATTCAGAAACTCTTCATAAACTTCTTATGAATTTATCAAGTTCTCTTGATCAAGATCAAAGTAATATTCCCTTGCTAGAAAAGCGTGAGGTAAAGAATAAGCTCATGATTCTAATCACTCCTGAAAGAGGTTTAGCGGGAGCATTAGTAGGAAATATTACCAGAAAAGCTTTTGAAATAATTAGTTCATCTGATGTAAAGTATAGTATCTTATCTGTTGGTAAAAAAGGCTACAGATTTGTTAATTCTAGAGGTCAAAAAATTTTAGAGCAACTAGAAATTCCAGATAGACCAGAAATTAGTGATACATATAAGATATCTGAAATTGCAATTGATGGTTTCATTGATGGTAAATGGGATCAAGTTGATATAGTTTTTAGTGAATTTTTCACGACAACATCGCAAATTCCTAAATCTCAAACAATTTTACCAATCAAAAATGATTCAGATGATGAAATCAATGAAAACCTTGATTATATTTATGAACCTTCATCATATGAAGTTCTATTTGATCTAACTCCAAAATATGTTAGATCTCAAATTTATCAATCTATTTTGGAAGCTTTTGCTAGTGAACATTCTGCAAGAATGGTTGCAATGCAAAATGCAACCGATAATGCAAATGAATTAATAGGTCAACTTACATTAGACCTAAACAAAGCAAGGCAAGAAACTATAACTGCAGAATTATTAGATCTAATAGGTGGAATTTCTGCATTAGAAGGCAAATAA
- the pyrF gene encoding orotidine-5'-phosphate decarboxylase, which translates to MKSFNENLLDNIKNKKSFLIVGLDPNLAKMPTKNIYDFNREIIDNTYDLVVGYKPQMAFYESYGFDGLKALEKTIDYIKNLPEKKIIIGDCKRSDIDSTSEAYSKAMFEFWDFDSVTIVPYFGRDGILPFINRSDKGVFIVCRSSNKSAGEFQDLFSEKEQLTLYEKVALISSELNIKDNVGLVMGATYPKELEIIRNLVPSLPFLIPGIGHQKGDLAEVLNKSILDKPIILLNSSRGIIYASSKIGDYGQKARTKVLEINNEISKIYSF; encoded by the coding sequence ATGAAATCTTTTAATGAAAATCTTCTAGATAATATAAAAAATAAAAAATCTTTTCTAATAGTTGGATTAGATCCTAATTTAGCTAAAATGCCCACAAAGAACATATATGATTTTAATCGAGAAATTATTGATAATACTTATGATTTAGTTGTTGGTTATAAACCTCAAATGGCTTTTTATGAATCTTATGGTTTTGATGGACTCAAGGCGCTAGAAAAGACCATAGACTATATAAAGAACTTACCAGAAAAAAAAATTATAATTGGTGATTGCAAAAGATCTGATATTGATTCAACCAGTGAAGCTTATTCTAAAGCAATGTTTGAATTTTGGGATTTTGATTCTGTAACTATTGTTCCTTACTTCGGAAGAGATGGAATATTACCTTTCATTAATAGATCAGACAAAGGTGTATTCATTGTATGCAGATCATCAAATAAATCAGCTGGTGAATTTCAAGACTTATTTTCTGAAAAAGAGCAACTAACTTTATACGAGAAAGTTGCACTAATATCTTCGGAGCTAAATATAAAAGATAATGTAGGTCTAGTAATGGGAGCAACTTATCCTAAAGAACTAGAAATTATAAGAAATTTAGTTCCTAGTCTACCTTTTCTGATACCAGGTATAGGTCATCAAAAGGGAGATTTAGCTGAAGTACTTAATAAGTCAATATTGGATAAACCCATAATATTATTAAATTCCTCTAGAGGAATAATTTATGCTTCATCTAAAATTGGAGATTACGGACAAAAGGCAAGGACTAAAGTTTTGGAAATAAATAATGAAATTTCTAAAATATATTCGTTTTAA